A window of Streptomyces marispadix contains these coding sequences:
- a CDS encoding class I SAM-dependent RNA methyltransferase — MPDAPADALAPSLVGEEYEVEIGPVAHGGHCVARTEAGRVLFVRHTLPGERVVARVTEGREDSRFLRADAVEVLEAAKDRIPAPCPFSGPGRCGGCDWQHVKPGAQRRLKGEVLTEQLHRLAQLTPEDVSWDGTVEPAPGDKVPAGEVPGWRTRVQFAVDDEGRTGFRRHRSHEVEPVDHCLIAAPGVEELGIERRRWPETAAIEATAATGSQDRQVVLTPRPGARLPIVELDRPVSVLRVGERGSDKGRLHRVHGRDFVRERADGRTWRIGAGGFWQVHPRAAELLVDALMRGLTPRKGEMALDLYCGAGLFAGALADRIGESGAVLGIESSKRAVEDARHNLADFPRVRVEQGKVESVLPRTGIAEADLVVLDPPRAGAGKQTVRRIAGLGPRRIGYVACDPAALARDLDYFRAAGYVPRFLRAFDLFPMTHHLECVAILEPVGKRG; from the coding sequence ATGCCCGATGCCCCCGCAGACGCCCTCGCCCCCTCCCTCGTCGGCGAGGAGTACGAGGTCGAGATCGGCCCCGTCGCACACGGCGGGCACTGCGTGGCCCGTACGGAGGCCGGGCGGGTGCTGTTCGTGCGGCACACGCTCCCCGGTGAGCGCGTGGTCGCCCGCGTGACCGAGGGCCGTGAGGACTCGCGTTTCCTGCGGGCGGACGCCGTGGAGGTGCTGGAGGCGGCGAAGGACCGCATCCCGGCGCCCTGCCCGTTCTCCGGGCCCGGACGCTGCGGCGGCTGCGACTGGCAGCACGTGAAGCCCGGCGCGCAGCGCAGGCTGAAGGGCGAGGTGCTGACCGAACAGCTCCACAGGCTCGCGCAGTTGACGCCCGAGGACGTCTCGTGGGACGGCACGGTCGAGCCCGCGCCCGGCGACAAGGTGCCCGCGGGGGAGGTCCCCGGGTGGCGTACGCGAGTGCAGTTCGCGGTGGACGACGAGGGCAGGACCGGCTTCCGGCGCCATCGCTCGCACGAGGTGGAGCCCGTCGACCACTGTCTGATCGCCGCCCCCGGCGTTGAGGAGCTGGGCATCGAACGGCGCCGGTGGCCCGAGACGGCGGCGATCGAGGCGACCGCCGCGACCGGTTCGCAGGACCGTCAGGTGGTGCTCACGCCCAGGCCCGGCGCGAGGCTCCCGATCGTCGAACTCGACCGTCCCGTCTCGGTGTTGAGGGTGGGGGAGCGCGGCAGCGACAAGGGCAGGCTGCACCGGGTGCACGGCCGTGACTTCGTGCGCGAGCGTGCCGACGGCCGTACGTGGCGCATCGGCGCGGGCGGCTTCTGGCAGGTGCATCCCCGCGCCGCCGAACTGCTCGTTGACGCGCTGATGCGTGGACTCACCCCGCGCAAGGGCGAGATGGCGCTCGATCTGTACTGCGGCGCGGGCCTCTTCGCGGGCGCGCTGGCGGACCGTATCGGGGAGAGCGGTGCCGTGCTGGGGATCGAGTCGTCCAAGCGCGCTGTGGAGGACGCGCGGCACAATCTGGCGGACTTCCCGAGGGTCCGCGTCGAGCAGGGCAAGGTCGAATCCGTGCTGCCGCGCACGGGGATCGCGGAAGCGGACCTGGTCGTACTGGACCCGCCGCGCGCCGGCGCGGGCAAGCAGACCGTCCGCCGCATCGCGGGCCTGGGGCCGCGGCGTATCGGGTACGTGGCATGCGATCCGGCCGCGCTGGCAAGGGACTTGGACTACTTCAGGGCGGCGGGATACGTGCCGCGTTTCCTGCGGGCCTTCGATCTCTTCCCGATGACGCACCACTTGGAGTGCGTGGCGATTCTGGAGCCGGTGGGGAAGAGGGGCTGA
- a CDS encoding dihydrofolate reductase family protein, translating to MTRITADISVSLDGFVTGPHPGPDNGLGTGGEALHTWAFSDDPDDRRILREATDRSGAVVLGRRLFDVVDGPGGWNDETGYGAGEVGKPAFVVVTSSPPESVRLTGLDWTFVTTGLPDAVDAARERAEAASSHSGKDLDVVLMGGGATIGSALAAGLVESLTLHLAPIVLGSGTPLFTAGAQLSLLQRSVTSTSTATHLTYDML from the coding sequence ATGACTCGAATCACCGCCGACATCTCGGTCTCCCTCGACGGCTTCGTCACCGGGCCCCACCCCGGCCCGGACAACGGGCTGGGCACCGGCGGCGAGGCCCTGCACACGTGGGCGTTCTCCGACGACCCCGACGACCGCCGCATCCTGCGGGAGGCGACCGACCGCTCGGGCGCCGTCGTACTCGGGCGCCGGCTCTTCGACGTGGTCGACGGGCCGGGCGGCTGGAACGACGAGACCGGCTACGGCGCGGGCGAGGTCGGCAAGCCCGCGTTCGTCGTCGTGACGAGCTCACCGCCGGAGTCGGTGCGGCTCACCGGCCTCGACTGGACGTTCGTCACCACAGGGCTTCCCGACGCCGTCGACGCCGCACGCGAACGCGCCGAGGCGGCGTCGTCGCACAGCGGCAAAGACCTCGACGTCGTCCTCATGGGCGGCGGCGCGACGATCGGCTCGGCACTCGCCGCCGGACTCGTCGAGAGCCTGACCCTGCATCTCGCGCCCATCGTGCTGGGCTCTGGAACGCCGCTGTTCACCGCCGGAGCCCAGCTCAGCCTGCTCCAGCGAAGCGTGACCTCGACCTCGACGGCGACCCATCTGACCTACGACATGCTCTGA
- a CDS encoding alpha/beta hydrolase, whose protein sequence is MMAATLTGGWAAQRADIRPEGGGKTGKAGRTQKAGETAAEARGAELAARRAAEKGIDWKDCGNDSPLQCGIVTVPVDYAEPDGRTIGIAVDRYPSGGTKEQRQGSLLLNPGGPGAPGGDVPLSTARKPVWKKVTAAYDLIGFDPRGVGFSAPVSCVDPQQHAKAPRPDPVPHSEADKQQAHERARNYAQGCKDRTGDLLRHIDTPDTARDMDVIRAALGEKKLNYLGYSYGTYLGAVYGTLFPGHVRRMVLDSVVNPSNVWYENHRAQVPAFERRFGEWKEWVARHDGTFHLGGTADEVGERLEKLMAQARREPIGGKAGPYELTQMFMMTMYSDGNWVPDTTAWSEYEAGRPDGLVEKATGGPMSENFTAAYTAVDCNDAPWPRDPERWDRDAERQHERHPFLAWFSQRMNLPCASWPEPSRTPVDVRTREGLPPVLIVQNEGDAATPVEGAAELHRRFRDSGMITVRGEGQHIASDTPNPCVNSRVDGYLLRGDLADRDVSCAAPPQPEPPGAHRPAAAGR, encoded by the coding sequence ATGATGGCCGCGACCCTCACCGGAGGGTGGGCGGCGCAGCGCGCCGATATCCGGCCGGAGGGCGGCGGGAAGACGGGGAAGGCGGGCCGGACGCAGAAGGCGGGGGAGACGGCCGCCGAGGCGCGGGGAGCCGAGCTGGCAGCACGGCGGGCCGCAGAGAAGGGCATCGACTGGAAGGACTGCGGCAACGACTCGCCGCTCCAGTGCGGGATCGTCACCGTTCCCGTCGACTACGCCGAGCCCGACGGGCGGACCATCGGCATCGCGGTCGACCGCTACCCCAGCGGGGGCACGAAGGAGCAGCGTCAGGGCTCGCTGCTGCTCAACCCCGGCGGTCCCGGCGCACCCGGAGGCGACGTGCCGCTGAGCACGGCCCGCAAGCCCGTGTGGAAGAAGGTCACCGCCGCCTACGACCTGATCGGCTTCGATCCGCGCGGCGTCGGCTTCTCCGCGCCCGTCTCCTGCGTCGACCCGCAGCAGCACGCCAAGGCACCCAGGCCCGACCCGGTCCCGCACAGCGAGGCCGACAAGCAGCAGGCACACGAACGTGCCCGGAATTACGCGCAAGGCTGCAAGGACCGCACGGGAGACCTGCTGCGGCATATCGACACCCCGGACACCGCCCGCGACATGGACGTGATCCGCGCGGCGCTGGGCGAGAAGAAGCTCAACTACCTCGGCTACTCCTACGGCACATACCTGGGCGCCGTCTACGGCACGCTCTTCCCCGGGCACGTGCGACGCATGGTCCTCGACTCCGTCGTGAACCCGTCCAACGTCTGGTACGAGAACCACCGTGCTCAAGTGCCCGCCTTCGAGCGGCGGTTCGGCGAGTGGAAGGAGTGGGTCGCCCGGCACGACGGCACGTTCCACCTCGGCGGTACCGCGGACGAGGTGGGGGAGCGCCTGGAGAAGCTGATGGCACAGGCCAGGCGGGAGCCGATCGGCGGCAAGGCCGGACCGTATGAGTTGACCCAGATGTTCATGATGACCATGTACTCCGACGGCAACTGGGTTCCGGACACCACCGCCTGGAGCGAGTACGAAGCAGGGCGGCCCGACGGGCTCGTCGAGAAAGCCACGGGCGGGCCCATGTCGGAGAACTTCACGGCCGCCTACACCGCCGTCGACTGCAACGACGCCCCCTGGCCGAGGGACCCGGAACGATGGGACCGGGACGCCGAGCGGCAGCACGAACGTCACCCGTTCCTCGCGTGGTTCAGCCAGCGGATGAACCTGCCGTGTGCGAGCTGGCCCGAGCCGTCCCGTACGCCCGTGGACGTACGCACCCGTGAGGGGCTGCCACCGGTGCTGATCGTGCAGAACGAGGGGGACGCGGCCACCCCCGTCGAGGGTGCCGCCGAACTTCACCGCCGCTTCAGGGACTCCGGGATGATCACGGTGCGCGGTGAGGGCCAGCACATCGCCTCCGACACTCCCAATCCCTGCGTCAACAGCCGCGTCGACGGCTACCTGCTCCGCGGCGACCTCGCCGACCGCGATGTGAGCTGCGCGGCGCCTCCCCAGCCGGAGCCGCCCGGCGCGCACCGGCCCGCCGCGGCAGGGCGGTGA